Proteins encoded within one genomic window of Mycolicibacterium aubagnense:
- a CDS encoding YiiD C-terminal domain-containing protein: MPWIGWLDLDTEFGPDGSLQVILRRPKPEHLNHNNHVNAPVIYGVAEVAGAGAAVIAAGAEGEGAYTVIRDATIKYSRPAHGGVSASAKLDEDCAELLRQELRAGRGYDVIVRVSLADAENTRTGTCDFTVSLRPPRELRVAD, encoded by the coding sequence ATGCCGTGGATCGGCTGGCTTGACTTGGACACAGAGTTCGGTCCGGACGGCTCGCTCCAGGTGATTCTGCGACGACCAAAACCCGAGCATCTGAATCACAACAACCATGTGAACGCGCCAGTGATCTACGGTGTCGCCGAAGTCGCCGGCGCCGGCGCTGCCGTGATCGCAGCGGGTGCCGAAGGTGAAGGTGCATACACCGTAATCCGGGACGCCACAATCAAATACAGCCGGCCTGCTCATGGTGGCGTCTCTGCATCCGCCAAACTTGACGAGGACTGTGCCGAGCTCCTCCGGCAGGAACTGCGTGCGGGTCGCGGCTACGACGTCATCGTTCGGGTCTCGTTGGCGGATGCCGAAAACACCCGCACCGGCACATGCGACTTCACCGTCAGCCTGCGACCGCCGCGCGAACTCCGTGTGGCCGATTGA
- a CDS encoding FUSC family protein: MPQNCPVQVSAAVRRASVLNAVDPGRIRLHSAAATTFSLILAIGAMLAFTRVAGQPVTVAMLGAVVAMQASAAVKDRDQRSRNITTALLFFPAIGAIALAAFLGPHGKIADAGFIAVLFAAVWVRRYGPRGNALGMVAFISYFFALFLRTPLHQMPVLAVAVAVGIASSLLVHLLLFPERPRVEARRLLSALRAASTAALDVAANQRGVVEVEVLRRRLDQLGETALLIDDWLDRHEAANSLSVTSKDLALRVFEAQIMLEQAASFLWWLDQDQPWPDGLRDAVAALQICLTNNPTDEQLRQARRMGAAAADKADLSTSAGVATVTAYRAMQAHLAIHHITTNARGLSDADIAAARADHEDGDDGEEAPTGLNPSTKAAIQVAVATSAATVLGEVISPDRWYWAVLTAFLVFTGVTTRGEILTRAGHRIVGTVVGVVAGVVLAAVIGRNPPVQIIVLLVCVFFAFYLVTVAYFWLTFFVTVLVAMLYGLLGNFSLQVLEVRIAETAAGGLVGIASAYFIFSTKTRATFVDKVDDYLGQMEKVINTAVAEVLTPDDASDLVADTRRMDNALKAAIAAGKPLQMGPLSEQRHGVRRLMRGLQVANRSAHALARAGVTASHGGAVPEGAADALDQAAARACAAVTLVRKLVAGDDLDHVEKRSEIAAFDIGMPEMRPGPVRAAVRALNMLDRALTEVTTRV, translated from the coding sequence ATGCCGCAGAATTGTCCTGTGCAGGTATCGGCAGCGGTGCGGAGAGCGAGTGTCCTCAACGCCGTAGATCCCGGCCGCATCCGACTGCACAGCGCGGCGGCAACCACGTTCTCTCTGATACTGGCGATCGGTGCGATGCTGGCGTTCACTCGCGTAGCCGGACAGCCGGTGACCGTCGCGATGCTCGGCGCCGTGGTGGCCATGCAAGCCTCCGCTGCCGTCAAGGACCGCGATCAGCGCAGCCGCAACATCACCACAGCGCTGCTGTTCTTCCCGGCGATCGGCGCCATCGCGCTCGCCGCATTCTTGGGTCCGCACGGGAAGATCGCCGATGCCGGCTTCATTGCGGTCCTGTTCGCCGCCGTATGGGTACGGCGTTACGGTCCCCGTGGGAACGCGCTGGGCATGGTCGCCTTCATCTCCTATTTCTTCGCGCTGTTCCTGCGCACGCCGCTGCACCAGATGCCCGTGCTGGCGGTCGCCGTCGCGGTCGGGATCGCGTCCTCACTGCTGGTGCACCTGCTGCTGTTTCCGGAGCGGCCGCGCGTCGAGGCCCGCCGGCTGCTGTCCGCGTTGCGCGCCGCCTCGACAGCCGCCTTGGACGTTGCGGCCAACCAGCGCGGCGTGGTCGAGGTCGAGGTCTTGCGACGTCGACTCGATCAACTCGGTGAGACGGCGTTGCTGATCGATGACTGGCTGGATCGGCACGAGGCGGCGAACTCACTGAGCGTCACCAGCAAGGACCTGGCGCTGCGCGTGTTCGAGGCGCAGATCATGCTGGAGCAGGCCGCGTCGTTCCTGTGGTGGCTCGACCAGGATCAGCCGTGGCCCGACGGTCTGCGCGACGCGGTCGCGGCGCTGCAGATCTGTCTGACCAACAATCCCACCGACGAACAACTCCGGCAGGCCCGACGGATGGGTGCGGCGGCAGCGGACAAGGCAGACTTGTCGACCTCTGCCGGCGTCGCGACGGTGACCGCTTACCGGGCGATGCAGGCACACTTGGCAATTCACCACATCACCACCAACGCCCGAGGTCTCAGTGACGCCGATATCGCCGCTGCCCGAGCCGACCACGAAGACGGGGACGACGGTGAGGAAGCGCCGACTGGACTGAACCCCAGCACCAAAGCCGCCATTCAAGTCGCCGTGGCGACAAGTGCGGCAACCGTTCTGGGCGAGGTCATCTCACCTGACCGGTGGTACTGGGCGGTGCTGACGGCATTCCTGGTGTTCACCGGCGTCACCACGCGCGGTGAGATTCTCACCCGCGCGGGTCACCGCATCGTCGGCACGGTGGTCGGGGTCGTGGCGGGCGTGGTGCTGGCCGCCGTCATCGGGCGGAACCCACCCGTGCAGATCATCGTCCTTCTGGTGTGCGTGTTTTTCGCGTTCTATCTGGTGACTGTCGCCTACTTCTGGTTGACGTTCTTCGTGACCGTGCTGGTGGCGATGCTGTACGGACTACTGGGCAACTTCAGCCTGCAGGTGCTGGAAGTGCGGATCGCAGAAACAGCCGCAGGAGGTCTGGTAGGCATCGCCTCGGCGTACTTCATCTTCTCGACCAAGACACGTGCCACTTTCGTCGACAAGGTCGACGACTATCTGGGCCAGATGGAGAAGGTCATCAACACCGCGGTGGCAGAGGTGCTGACGCCCGACGATGCCAGCGATCTCGTGGCGGATACCCGTCGGATGGACAATGCCTTGAAGGCTGCAATTGCTGCCGGTAAACCGCTTCAGATGGGCCCACTTTCGGAACAGCGGCATGGAGTTCGGCGGCTGATGCGCGGATTGCAGGTTGCCAACCGCTCCGCTCACGCGTTGGCTCGTGCGGGAGTTACCGCGTCACATGGCGGCGCGGTTCCCGAGGGTGCTGCCGACGCACTGGACCAAGCCGCGGCGCGGGCCTGTGCTGCGGTGACCCTGGTGCGGAAACTGGTCGCCGGTGACGATCTTGATCATGTGGAAAAGCGAAGTGAGATAGCCGCTTTCGATATCGGGATGCCGGAGATGCGGCCAGGCCCGGTGCGCGCGGCGGTTCGGGCGCTGAACATGCTGGACCGGGCGCTCACCGAAGTCACCACCCGGGTATGA
- a CDS encoding ArnT family glycosyltransferase: protein MTRRLSDRSLKVFLFCTTFATYSAAGYWLQVRHGFILGDALSRVSAAQAVLFSRDPHLAAIGFIFTPLSALLQIPAIGLGRLWPELTERAFSGSLISAVFMAGAAVQILGMGIDRGLARPYVLAITLLFAFNPMILFYGSNGMSEAPFIFFISWAVRRLILWMRDDDVHHLVTAGGIAMGLAYLTRYDALACIAAAGVLVGTTTYLRARPAPRMRRAMLDFLMVSGPGVVAFMGWAAISWLITGEAFAQFTSQYGNTAILAQSGQSKPTFGHGLEFAATCTMLLAPALIPVGACAVSRRWRCPSWTAILPPVALYGAALGFQSLSYAMGSTFPFLRFYIVAIPFTACLSMLAVPDKTGAAVKRRGKYAPALPHPRPSTSRHPRAVPVGVVAVLAISVPVTLWGMRQPRYAPQEYALGAVLSPQPDSVSDRAATERSIAASFSTEREIAHYLDGLALPEGSVIVDTEYGFAIVAASHHPKTFVVPSDLDFVTDLDEPVKNGIKYLLAVPRVGRGTVDALNLRYPTLYDTGANVATLELEIPNNGDNQPNWRLYRVNQAASELAS from the coding sequence ATGACTCGGCGACTGTCCGATCGCAGCCTCAAGGTGTTCCTCTTCTGCACCACATTCGCCACTTATTCAGCAGCCGGATATTGGCTGCAGGTCCGGCACGGCTTCATCCTCGGGGACGCGTTGTCACGGGTTTCCGCCGCGCAGGCCGTGCTCTTCAGTCGCGATCCACACCTGGCAGCGATCGGCTTCATCTTCACTCCGCTTTCGGCCTTGCTACAAATTCCGGCAATCGGGCTTGGCCGACTCTGGCCCGAACTCACCGAACGGGCATTCTCCGGTTCCCTGATATCGGCAGTATTCATGGCCGGCGCGGCCGTCCAAATCCTCGGCATGGGCATCGACCGCGGACTGGCGCGTCCGTATGTACTGGCCATCACCCTGCTGTTCGCGTTCAATCCGATGATCCTGTTCTACGGCAGCAACGGCATGAGCGAGGCGCCGTTCATCTTCTTCATCTCATGGGCGGTCAGGCGACTCATCCTGTGGATGCGCGACGATGACGTCCACCACTTGGTGACTGCTGGGGGTATCGCGATGGGTCTGGCGTACCTGACCCGCTACGACGCATTGGCGTGCATCGCCGCGGCCGGCGTGTTGGTCGGAACAACCACCTATCTGCGAGCGCGCCCAGCTCCGCGCATGCGACGAGCGATGTTGGATTTTCTGATGGTCAGCGGGCCGGGCGTCGTCGCGTTCATGGGGTGGGCGGCGATCAGCTGGCTGATCACCGGCGAGGCCTTCGCCCAGTTCACCTCGCAGTACGGCAATACCGCGATCCTCGCGCAGTCCGGTCAGAGCAAGCCGACGTTCGGTCATGGGCTCGAGTTCGCGGCGACCTGCACCATGCTGCTGGCCCCCGCGCTCATCCCAGTCGGAGCCTGCGCCGTGTCACGGCGATGGCGGTGCCCCAGCTGGACCGCGATCTTGCCACCGGTCGCCCTCTACGGCGCCGCACTGGGATTCCAATCCCTCAGCTACGCAATGGGTTCGACGTTCCCCTTCCTGCGGTTCTATATCGTCGCAATTCCGTTCACCGCCTGTTTGTCGATGCTCGCCGTGCCCGACAAGACCGGAGCCGCCGTGAAGCGCCGGGGCAAGTACGCGCCGGCGCTTCCGCATCCAAGACCGTCCACCAGTCGGCACCCGCGCGCGGTTCCAGTCGGCGTTGTCGCCGTGTTGGCGATATCGGTACCGGTCACCCTTTGGGGAATGCGCCAACCGAGGTACGCGCCTCAGGAATACGCACTCGGCGCCGTGCTGTCACCACAACCGGACAGCGTCAGCGATCGCGCGGCCACCGAGCGCAGCATCGCCGCCAGCTTCTCGACAGAGCGCGAGATCGCACATTACCTCGATGGTTTGGCCCTGCCCGAGGGGTCGGTGATCGTCGACACCGAGTACGGCTTTGCCATCGTCGCCGCATCGCATCACCCAAAAACCTTTGTCGTACCGTCAGATTTGGATTTCGTCACAGATCTCGACGAACCGGTCAAGAACGGAATCAAGTATCTGTTGGCCGTGCCCCGGGTCGGACGCGGGACAGTCGATGCTCTCAATTTGCGTTACCCGACGCTGTACGACACCGGCGCGAACGTGGCAACCCTCGAATTGGAGATACCGAACAACGGTGACAATCAGCCGAACTGGCGGCTGTACCGGGTGAACCAGGCGGCGTCGGAGCTGGCGAGCTGA
- a CDS encoding glycosyltransferase: MRPGTNRQVPDVNDPTERAYALRRAINGLREDDPIRSASVSLVPWQRLLIWTCLTIVLGCALWQPLPTTVALVAICTVTYLLTMADRVLIFREGLASRAIVISDAEARALPDEELPQYTILVPAYHEPEVVGDLIGAMAALEYPHHKLQVLLLLEADDEATIAAAQGCADSSAITIVLVPPAEPRTKPKACNYGLHFSSGDIITIYDAEDMPEPLQLRRVAAAFQQLPDNVACVQAKLAYHNGHQNMLTAWFTAEYALWFGYLLPGMMVSTSPIPLGGTSNHLRRAVLDEIGAWDPHNVTEDADLGLRIAASGYHTAVIDSSTLEEANSDAINWIRQRSRWYKGYLQTWLVQVRRPIRLLRTIGPRSFLRFNLVLGGTPIVAVLNLVFWLITVLWFLGQPALVEDIFPWYVYFPALVALILGNGATLYMNLIALREDDRADLLWAALTVPVFWAMMSVAAAKGLYQLVRSPSYWEKTFHGLSSPPGHAAASAETS, from the coding sequence ATGAGGCCGGGCACGAACAGACAAGTTCCAGACGTCAACGACCCGACCGAGCGTGCGTACGCACTGAGACGCGCGATCAACGGCTTGCGCGAAGATGATCCGATTCGTTCGGCATCGGTTTCTTTGGTGCCGTGGCAGCGGCTGCTGATCTGGACCTGTCTGACGATCGTTCTCGGCTGCGCACTCTGGCAGCCGCTGCCGACGACCGTGGCGTTGGTCGCCATCTGCACGGTCACCTACCTGCTGACGATGGCGGACCGAGTCCTGATCTTCCGAGAAGGCTTGGCATCCCGCGCAATCGTGATCAGTGACGCAGAAGCCCGGGCGCTGCCAGACGAGGAATTGCCGCAGTACACCATCCTCGTCCCCGCCTACCACGAACCGGAGGTGGTGGGTGATCTCATCGGGGCGATGGCGGCACTGGAGTACCCGCACCACAAACTCCAAGTGCTACTACTCCTGGAGGCCGACGATGAGGCGACCATTGCGGCAGCCCAGGGCTGTGCTGATTCCAGCGCGATCACCATTGTCCTGGTCCCACCGGCCGAACCACGTACCAAACCCAAAGCCTGCAACTACGGCCTGCACTTCTCCAGTGGCGACATCATCACCATCTACGACGCCGAAGACATGCCGGAACCGCTTCAGCTGCGACGCGTGGCAGCAGCCTTTCAGCAGCTGCCGGACAACGTCGCCTGTGTGCAGGCCAAATTGGCCTATCACAACGGCCACCAGAACATGCTCACCGCATGGTTCACTGCCGAGTACGCACTGTGGTTCGGCTACCTGCTGCCCGGGATGATGGTGTCTACATCGCCAATTCCTTTGGGCGGCACGTCAAATCATCTACGCCGTGCCGTACTCGACGAGATCGGCGCATGGGATCCGCACAACGTCACCGAAGACGCTGACCTCGGATTGCGTATCGCCGCAAGCGGATACCACACTGCGGTGATCGATTCGAGCACCCTCGAGGAAGCCAATAGCGACGCCATCAACTGGATTCGCCAGCGTTCCCGTTGGTACAAGGGCTATCTGCAGACGTGGCTGGTGCAGGTGCGACGACCTATTCGGTTATTACGAACCATCGGGCCGCGCAGCTTCTTGCGGTTCAACCTCGTGTTGGGCGGCACCCCGATTGTGGCTGTCCTGAACCTCGTCTTCTGGCTCATCACCGTCCTGTGGTTCCTCGGCCAGCCCGCCCTGGTCGAGGACATCTTCCCTTGGTACGTCTACTTTCCCGCCCTCGTCGCATTGATCCTCGGTAATGGGGCCACCCTGTACATGAACTTGATCGCGCTGCGCGAGGATGACCGCGCCGATCTGCTGTGGGCCGCACTGACGGTCCCGGTGTTCTGGGCGATGATGAGTGTCGCCGCCGCCAAGGGGCTGTATCAGCTGGTCCGTAGTCCGTCGTACTGGGAGAAGACATTTCACGGACTCTCATCCCCGCCTGGGCACGCAGCAGCGTCGGCGGAAACGTCATGA
- a CDS encoding heme-binding protein: MRIRNIIGAGLIAGTAFIGTATTAIADAPDCTAGDLANVMSGVNAATSAYLFSHPDVNAFFTGLKGKTRDQMRTEITAYMDANPQVKADIQGVRQPAADFRARCDAPMPEGPLN; this comes from the coding sequence ATGAGAATCCGCAACATCATCGGTGCCGGTCTGATCGCCGGTACGGCGTTCATCGGCACGGCCACGACTGCCATCGCCGATGCGCCGGACTGCACTGCCGGCGATCTCGCCAATGTGATGTCCGGGGTGAACGCGGCCACCTCGGCCTACCTGTTCAGCCACCCCGACGTGAACGCGTTCTTCACCGGCCTCAAGGGCAAGACGCGGGACCAGATGCGCACCGAGATCACCGCCTACATGGATGCGAACCCTCAGGTGAAGGCTGATATCCAGGGTGTGCGTCAGCCGGCGGCCGACTTCCGCGCACGCTGCGACGCACCGATGCCGGAAGGTCCGTTGAACTGA